One window of the Thermasporomyces composti genome contains the following:
- a CDS encoding extracellular solute-binding protein codes for MAGRGARSEGTWSRRALLRTGGLATAGLATAGFVAPTLAGCGGVGSGGGVELQFMYWGSSFEQKAVNAMLDQFTKTHEGVSVKPLYTPRDYDTKVNTLVASDRAPDVAYMGAAMGHRLARQGRLVNLYPYFKKYPSLTDRLPGTYFWYGKDKTFGTQTANEVMLLWYNKAVLREAGVEFPPAEAAKAWSWDDLVEAAYKLTYDQEGRHPDEPGFDPRRVRQFGISISLQYLPAWECLLRSRGHDLVDESGTRCLLDTPEAIEVVSNLQDLMYEHRVAPTPVQLGNNAPTTAVQLQTKRIAMVVDGQWILLDMAQSDVDFGIGVLPSYGDPSTTQLGGASVIFSSTEHLEEALELFMFHNDPEHVDLFEKGLWMPLERKYYTDPEAIASWIDNDVHPPEYKTAVVDYTLHHAVTAVSQRLANMDNISEVLTPALQAIETGKQPAKEVLTAVVPKVDRLLRGWHPTQDPREA; via the coding sequence ATGGCCGGACGAGGCGCGCGTTCTGAGGGCACGTGGAGCAGGCGGGCGCTGCTTCGGACCGGCGGGCTGGCGACCGCGGGTCTCGCGACGGCCGGGTTCGTCGCTCCGACGCTCGCCGGGTGCGGCGGGGTCGGCTCGGGAGGCGGAGTCGAGCTGCAGTTCATGTACTGGGGCTCGTCGTTCGAGCAGAAGGCGGTGAACGCCATGCTCGACCAGTTCACGAAGACCCACGAGGGGGTGAGCGTCAAGCCTCTCTACACCCCGCGGGACTACGACACCAAGGTCAACACGCTCGTGGCGAGCGACCGCGCGCCTGACGTCGCCTACATGGGCGCAGCCATGGGGCACCGGCTCGCCCGGCAGGGTCGGCTGGTCAATCTCTACCCGTACTTCAAGAAGTATCCCTCCCTCACCGATCGACTGCCCGGCACGTACTTCTGGTACGGCAAGGACAAGACCTTCGGCACGCAGACCGCGAACGAGGTCATGCTGCTGTGGTACAACAAGGCGGTCCTGCGCGAAGCGGGTGTGGAGTTCCCGCCGGCGGAGGCGGCGAAGGCCTGGTCGTGGGACGACCTCGTCGAGGCGGCGTACAAGCTGACCTACGACCAAGAGGGTCGGCATCCCGACGAGCCCGGCTTCGACCCCAGACGGGTCCGTCAGTTCGGCATCTCGATCAGCCTGCAGTACCTCCCCGCGTGGGAGTGCCTGCTGCGCAGTCGAGGTCACGACCTCGTCGACGAAAGCGGCACCAGGTGTCTGCTCGACACTCCCGAGGCGATCGAGGTGGTGAGCAACCTCCAGGACCTCATGTACGAGCACCGGGTGGCCCCGACGCCCGTGCAGTTGGGCAACAACGCGCCGACCACCGCCGTCCAGCTCCAGACCAAGCGCATCGCCATGGTCGTCGACGGCCAGTGGATCCTGCTCGACATGGCGCAAAGCGACGTCGACTTCGGGATCGGCGTCCTGCCGAGCTACGGCGATCCGTCGACCACCCAGCTCGGTGGCGCCTCCGTCATCTTCTCCAGCACTGAGCATCTCGAGGAGGCGCTCGAGCTGTTCATGTTCCACAACGACCCCGAGCACGTGGACTTGTTCGAGAAGGGTCTGTGGATGCCGTTGGAGCGCAAGTACTACACCGATCCCGAGGCGATCGCCTCGTGGATCGACAACGACGTGCATCCGCCCGAGTACAAGACCGCGGTGGTCGACTACACCTTGCACCACGCGGTCACCGCGGTCAGCCAGCGGCTGGCCAACATGGACAACATCAGCGAGGTGCTGACCCCCGCGCTGCAGGCGATCGAGACCGGGAAGCAGCCCGCCAAGGAAGTCTTGACGGCGGTCGTACCGAAGGTCGATCGGCTGCTCCGTGGCTGGCATCCCACGCAGGACCCGCGGGAGGCGTGA
- a CDS encoding aminotransferase class IV, producing MEQAHETSSTGSTVTPAEPSAGVHDHEDDPRNADVLVYVNGELKRREEAVVSVFDAGFVLGDGVWEGLRVHRGHPAFLDRHLDRLFAGAAAIALDIGLSREELTDAIYQTLEANGMTDGVHIRLMVTRGVKTKLYQDPRATRGPATVVIAAEYKLPTRRVLEEGIRLFTVHVRRSSPDILDPKLNVHSKLNDITACIQAAVAGADEALMLDPHGFVATCNSTHFFIVRKGEVWTSSGDYCLGGITRGNVLRVAREAGIPARERNFSLTEVYSADEAFVTGTFAGLVPVRSVDGRTIGTGRPGPMVARLRALYADLVERDVAARAAERAARVKERAREEGARR from the coding sequence GTGGAGCAGGCGCACGAGACGTCGTCGACAGGGTCCACGGTCACGCCCGCCGAGCCGTCGGCAGGTGTCCACGACCACGAGGACGACCCGCGCAACGCGGACGTCCTCGTCTACGTCAACGGTGAGCTGAAGCGACGCGAGGAGGCGGTCGTCTCCGTCTTCGACGCGGGCTTCGTGCTCGGTGACGGCGTGTGGGAAGGACTGCGGGTCCACCGAGGACACCCGGCGTTCCTCGACCGGCACCTCGACCGGCTCTTCGCGGGCGCGGCGGCCATCGCGCTCGACATCGGCCTCAGCCGAGAGGAGCTGACCGACGCGATCTACCAGACCCTCGAGGCCAACGGGATGACCGACGGCGTGCACATCCGGCTCATGGTGACGCGCGGCGTCAAGACCAAGCTGTACCAGGACCCGCGCGCCACCCGAGGGCCGGCGACGGTCGTCATCGCGGCGGAGTACAAGCTGCCGACGCGCCGGGTGCTGGAGGAGGGCATCCGACTCTTCACCGTCCACGTGCGACGCTCGTCCCCCGACATCCTCGACCCGAAGCTCAACGTCCACTCCAAGCTCAACGACATCACCGCCTGCATCCAGGCGGCCGTCGCGGGCGCGGACGAGGCGCTCATGCTGGACCCGCACGGCTTCGTGGCCACCTGCAACTCCACGCACTTCTTCATCGTCCGCAAGGGCGAGGTGTGGACGTCGAGCGGCGACTACTGCCTGGGCGGCATCACCCGCGGCAACGTCCTGCGCGTCGCCCGGGAGGCCGGCATACCCGCGCGGGAGAGAAACTTCAGCCTCACCGAGGTCTACAGCGCCGACGAGGCGTTCGTGACGGGCACCTTCGCCGGTCTCGTGCCGGTGCGGTCGGTCGACGGTCGGACGATCGGCACGGGTCGCCCGGGTCCGATGGTGGCCCGGCTGCGTGCCCTGTACGCCGACCTGGTCGAACGCGACGTGGCCGCTCGCGCGGCCGAGCGCGCCGCGCGGGTGAAGGAACGCGCACGAGAGGAGGGCGCGCGGCGATGA
- a CDS encoding extracellular solute-binding protein has protein sequence MSHHTLRPRSLRRRDLLRLGGLTAVGLAAPGLTGCGGGGGGSGGDDELQFMYWGSSFEQKAVEAMLKQFEERHGIPVRPLYTPREYETKLNTLVASNRVPDVAYMGAGMAYRLAEQGKLINLYPYLDKYPELANRLPYTYYWYDKDVLLGTQTANEVILLWYNKQTFAEAGVEPPPAEAAKAWSWDDLVETADRLTFDQEGRRPSEPGFDATRVRQFGIAANFNTYGWYPLVRSNGGDFVDETGTKYVLNSPEAVEVFQKLQDLMYEHRVAPTPAQTGNNAPTTTVQLQTRRIAMAIDGQWVLLDMAESDLDYGIGVLPSFQEPLTIGFAAATVAFTGDHDDQTVELYMFHNDPRYVDLYAKGLWMPLEEKYYRDEEAIKSWIDNDAHPPEYRTAVVDYTLHHSVPIFDQRLKNIDAISEVLTPAIQQIQTGKAKAKEVLDALKPKVEPLLQGWHHTQEL, from the coding sequence ATGAGTCACCACACGCTTCGACCTCGGAGTCTTCGTCGTCGTGACCTGCTGCGGCTCGGCGGGCTCACCGCAGTGGGCCTGGCCGCTCCCGGCTTGACCGGGTGTGGCGGAGGCGGCGGTGGGTCCGGTGGGGACGACGAGCTGCAGTTCATGTACTGGGGCTCCTCGTTCGAGCAGAAGGCTGTCGAGGCGATGCTCAAGCAGTTCGAGGAGCGCCACGGGATACCGGTGCGCCCGCTGTACACGCCTCGCGAGTACGAGACGAAGCTCAACACGCTCGTGGCGAGCAACCGCGTCCCCGACGTCGCCTACATGGGCGCTGGCATGGCCTACCGGCTCGCCGAGCAAGGGAAGCTCATCAACCTCTACCCCTACCTCGACAAGTATCCCGAGCTCGCCAACCGGCTGCCCTACACCTACTACTGGTACGACAAGGACGTCTTGCTCGGCACCCAGACCGCCAACGAGGTCATCCTCCTCTGGTACAACAAACAGACGTTCGCCGAGGCCGGAGTCGAGCCACCGCCGGCGGAGGCGGCGAAGGCCTGGTCGTGGGACGACCTCGTCGAGACCGCGGACCGACTGACGTTCGACCAGGAGGGCCGGCGACCGAGCGAGCCGGGCTTCGACGCGACCAGGGTCCGGCAGTTCGGGATCGCCGCCAACTTCAACACCTACGGCTGGTACCCGCTGGTGCGCAGCAACGGCGGCGACTTCGTCGACGAGACGGGCACCAAGTACGTCCTCAACAGCCCTGAGGCGGTCGAGGTCTTCCAGAAGCTGCAGGACCTGATGTACGAGCATCGGGTCGCGCCCACTCCGGCGCAGACGGGCAACAACGCGCCCACGACCACGGTCCAGCTCCAGACCAGACGGATCGCGATGGCGATCGACGGGCAGTGGGTGCTGCTCGACATGGCCGAGAGCGACCTGGACTACGGGATCGGTGTGCTCCCGAGCTTCCAGGAGCCGCTCACCATCGGCTTCGCGGCGGCGACCGTGGCGTTCACGGGCGACCACGACGACCAGACGGTCGAGCTCTACATGTTCCACAACGACCCGCGGTACGTCGACCTGTACGCCAAGGGTCTGTGGATGCCCTTGGAGGAGAAGTACTACCGGGACGAGGAGGCGATCAAGTCCTGGATCGACAACGACGCGCACCCACCGGAGTACCGGACCGCGGTCGTCGACTACACGTTGCACCACTCGGTCCCGATCTTCGACCAGCGGCTCAAGAACATCGACGCGATCTCCGAGGTGCTCACGCCGGCCATCCAGCAGATCCAGACCGGCAAGGCGAAGGCGAAGGAGGTCCTGGACGCGCTGAAGCCGAAGGTCGAACCACTCCTCCAAGGCTGGCACCACACCCAGGAGCTGTGA
- a CDS encoding glycoside hydrolase family 127 protein: MASTSTVRGPAVPTATSRAVHRPLGIEDVVLTGGPFGRWQAINREVSIPLGLRQLEKAGNLDNLRLTAGQADVEFRGPRFSDSDVYKQLEAVAWELGRAPSKELATFVDEVGALLLAAQREDGYLNSYYQVVAPDRQYAELAHSHEMYCAGHLFQAAVALARVGHGEAVQRVARRFADHLVQVFLEGGNPGIDGHPEVETALVELYRVTGERSYLALAEKLVNERGKGTITGGGRGTHYLQDHLPVREADTHVGHAVRALYLEAGIVDVYLETGDESLLECSIRRWEDMVATKTYLTGAVGSRHSLESFGDRYELPPDRAYAETCASIASIHWNWRLLLATGHGRYADLIERTLYNAFAASTSQDGTRFFYVNPLQRRHDHLEGDDPGRRHEWFSCACCPPNIMRLVASLGHYVATVRPERDELFLHQFIPGRIRADLSTGEIRLAVSTDYPWAGTVTVTVDAAPDGEWTLALRAPGWSPTIGLAVDGSPMEAAPDDQGYLRLRRRWTPGERVTVELDMTPRLVYPHQRIDAVRGAVAVERGPLVYCFEQVDQAPGVDVEDLALADGDTRLVTEEAELPGVGRTVVVRADAYTVAQPRNGFPYSTTPPEALAHATPTTAVAVPYFQWDNRDGGPMRVWLPRHRRST; this comes from the coding sequence ATGGCCAGCACGTCCACGGTCCGCGGTCCCGCCGTGCCGACAGCGACCTCGCGAGCTGTCCATCGGCCACTCGGTATCGAGGACGTCGTCCTCACCGGTGGTCCGTTCGGCCGATGGCAGGCGATCAACCGCGAGGTGAGCATCCCGCTCGGCCTGCGGCAGCTGGAGAAGGCTGGCAACCTCGACAACCTCCGATTGACGGCCGGGCAGGCCGACGTCGAGTTCCGTGGCCCCCGCTTCTCCGACTCCGACGTCTACAAGCAGCTGGAAGCGGTGGCGTGGGAGCTCGGCCGAGCGCCGTCGAAGGAGCTCGCCACGTTCGTCGACGAGGTCGGCGCCCTGCTGCTGGCCGCCCAGCGGGAGGACGGGTACCTCAACTCCTACTACCAGGTGGTGGCCCCGGACCGGCAGTACGCCGAGCTGGCGCACAGCCACGAGATGTACTGCGCCGGGCACCTCTTCCAGGCGGCGGTCGCGTTGGCGCGAGTCGGCCACGGCGAGGCCGTGCAGCGGGTTGCTCGGCGCTTCGCCGACCACCTCGTCCAGGTGTTCCTCGAGGGCGGCAACCCCGGCATCGACGGCCATCCTGAGGTCGAGACCGCGCTCGTCGAGCTGTACCGCGTGACCGGCGAACGGTCCTACCTCGCGCTCGCGGAGAAGCTGGTCAACGAGCGCGGCAAAGGCACCATCACCGGCGGCGGTCGGGGCACCCACTACCTCCAAGACCACCTTCCCGTGCGGGAGGCCGACACCCACGTCGGTCACGCCGTGCGGGCGCTCTACCTCGAGGCCGGCATCGTCGACGTCTACCTCGAGACCGGCGACGAGTCCCTGCTGGAGTGCTCGATCCGCCGGTGGGAGGACATGGTCGCGACCAAGACCTACCTGACCGGAGCGGTGGGCTCACGCCACTCGCTGGAATCCTTCGGCGACCGGTACGAGCTTCCTCCCGACCGCGCCTACGCCGAGACCTGCGCGTCGATCGCGAGCATCCACTGGAACTGGCGGCTGCTCCTGGCGACCGGGCACGGCAGGTACGCCGACCTCATCGAGCGCACGCTCTACAACGCGTTCGCCGCTTCGACGTCCCAGGACGGCACCCGCTTCTTCTACGTCAACCCGCTCCAGCGGCGGCACGACCACCTGGAGGGGGACGATCCCGGCCGGCGGCACGAGTGGTTCTCGTGCGCCTGCTGCCCACCCAACATCATGCGGCTCGTCGCCAGCCTGGGCCACTACGTCGCCACCGTCCGCCCCGAGCGCGACGAGCTGTTCCTCCACCAGTTCATCCCCGGGCGAATTCGAGCCGACCTGTCGACGGGCGAGATCCGTCTGGCGGTCTCGACGGACTACCCGTGGGCGGGCACGGTGACCGTCACCGTCGACGCGGCGCCGGACGGCGAGTGGACGCTGGCGCTGCGGGCGCCCGGCTGGAGTCCAACGATCGGGCTGGCGGTCGACGGCAGCCCGATGGAAGCGGCGCCGGACGACCAGGGTTACCTGCGCCTCCGTAGGCGTTGGACGCCAGGGGAGCGGGTAACGGTCGAGCTCGACATGACGCCCAGGCTGGTGTATCCGCATCAGCGCATCGACGCCGTCCGGGGCGCGGTCGCGGTGGAACGAGGTCCGCTCGTCTACTGCTTCGAGCAGGTCGACCAGGCGCCCGGGGTCGACGTCGAGGACCTCGCGCTCGCTGACGGCGACACGCGCCTGGTCACTGAGGAAGCCGAGCTGCCGGGCGTCGGTCGGACCGTCGTCGTGCGCGCTGACGCGTACACCGTGGCGCAACCGAGGAACGGCTTCCCGTACTCCACGACGCCGCCCGAGGCGCTGGCGCACGCCACGCCGACCACGGCGGTGGCCGTCCCCTACTTCCAGTGGGACAACCGCGACGGCGGTCCGATGCGCGTCTGGCTGCCACGTCACCGGAGATCGACATGA
- a CDS encoding LacI family DNA-binding transcriptional regulator, translated as MSLSPLGRVPTIRDVAAAAGVSIGTASKALNGRGKLRPETRERVLAAARQLGFRPNTLAQGLLSGRTYTVGLITSDSFGRFSIPVMLGAEDALGAGQISVFMCDTRDDPIRERHHLQTLLARRVDGILVTGRRTEPRPSIGTELPVPVVYAMTQSTDPSDFSVIPDDFGGGQLATRHLLAMGRRRIGHITGPERFQAARLRADGMRQVLAEAGYEIAGGGPLFGEWSEEWGRQGVDILLRAEPRIDAVFCGSDQIARGVAEILRERGRRIPDDVALVGFDNWEAMAVGCRPPLTTVDMNLGEVGRVAAEHLLAAIAGNASGGGVKAIPCQLVVRESTGPVSPRAN; from the coding sequence TTGTCCCTTTCACCCCTGGGACGCGTGCCGACGATCCGTGACGTCGCCGCGGCCGCCGGCGTGTCCATCGGCACGGCCTCCAAGGCGCTCAACGGCCGCGGCAAGCTTCGGCCCGAGACGCGGGAGCGAGTCCTCGCAGCGGCTCGACAGCTCGGGTTCCGGCCCAACACCCTCGCCCAAGGCCTGCTGAGCGGACGCACCTACACCGTGGGCCTGATCACCTCGGACAGCTTCGGACGGTTCAGCATCCCGGTCATGCTGGGCGCCGAGGACGCCCTCGGCGCGGGGCAGATCTCGGTCTTCATGTGCGACACCCGGGACGACCCCATCCGCGAACGCCATCACCTGCAGACGCTGCTCGCCCGCCGTGTCGACGGGATCCTGGTGACCGGTCGGCGGACCGAGCCGCGACCCAGTATCGGCACTGAGCTCCCGGTGCCCGTCGTCTACGCCATGACGCAGTCCACCGACCCGTCCGACTTCTCCGTGATCCCCGACGACTTCGGCGGAGGACAGCTCGCCACCCGCCACCTCCTCGCCATGGGTCGACGGCGCATCGGTCACATCACCGGCCCCGAGCGCTTCCAGGCCGCACGGCTGCGCGCCGACGGGATGCGGCAGGTGCTCGCGGAGGCCGGGTACGAGATCGCCGGCGGCGGACCGCTCTTTGGCGAATGGAGCGAGGAGTGGGGACGCCAAGGCGTCGACATCCTGCTGCGCGCCGAGCCGCGGATCGACGCGGTCTTCTGCGGGAGCGACCAGATCGCCCGAGGGGTCGCGGAGATCCTGCGCGAGCGCGGACGACGGATCCCCGACGATGTGGCCCTCGTGGGCTTCGACAACTGGGAGGCGATGGCCGTCGGCTGCCGTCCGCCACTCACGACCGTCGACATGAACCTCGGCGAGGTCGGCCGGGTCGCCGCCGAGCACCTGCTCGCCGCCATCGCCGGCAACGCCAGCGGCGGTGGGGTCAAGGCGATCCCGTGCCAGCTCGTCGTCCGCGAGTCCACCGGGCCCGTGTCGCCTCGCGCGAACTGA
- a CDS encoding carbohydrate ABC transporter permease produces the protein MRATRQRGRGRVAPTAGLRPPPGASRRRRRIGRALLYVVLVLGAVPTMLPFVWLIRSALMNDNQIFIAPPEWIPRPFEWSNFTGALTAQPFGRYLLNTMIIEVLVVTGTVATCSIAAFSFARLRWRGRNVVFAILLSSVMLPYAVTLIPTFVMWRSLGALDTFVPLTVPAFFGGAGGGVFNIFLLRQFFLTIPFELDEAAYIDGASPLRVFWSIILPLSRPALVVVTIFTFIGVWNDFLGPLLYLNDESKYTLALGLASFQSVYTAQWGYLMAASAAVIAPIIVLFFFLQRYFIEGVTLTGIKS, from the coding sequence ATGAGGGCGACGCGACAGCGTGGACGAGGCCGAGTCGCTCCCACGGCGGGACTCCGGCCACCTCCTGGAGCGAGCCGGAGACGACGTCGCATCGGTCGGGCGCTGCTCTACGTCGTCCTCGTGCTGGGGGCGGTGCCGACGATGCTGCCGTTCGTCTGGCTCATCCGCAGCGCCCTGATGAACGACAACCAGATCTTCATCGCGCCGCCAGAGTGGATCCCGCGCCCGTTCGAGTGGTCGAACTTCACCGGCGCGCTGACCGCGCAGCCGTTCGGGCGCTATCTCCTCAACACCATGATCATCGAGGTGCTCGTGGTGACCGGTACGGTCGCCACCTGCTCGATCGCGGCGTTCAGCTTCGCCCGCCTGCGCTGGCGTGGGCGCAACGTCGTGTTCGCGATCCTGCTCAGCAGCGTCATGCTGCCGTACGCGGTCACGCTCATCCCGACGTTCGTCATGTGGCGCTCGCTCGGCGCGCTCGACACGTTCGTGCCGCTGACCGTGCCCGCGTTCTTCGGTGGCGCCGGCGGCGGGGTGTTCAACATCTTCCTGCTGCGGCAGTTCTTCCTCACCATCCCGTTCGAGCTGGACGAGGCCGCCTACATCGACGGCGCGTCACCGCTCCGGGTGTTCTGGTCGATCATCCTGCCGCTGTCGCGACCGGCCCTGGTGGTCGTGACGATCTTCACGTTCATCGGCGTGTGGAACGACTTCCTGGGCCCCCTGCTCTACCTCAACGACGAGAGCAAGTACACCCTCGCGCTCGGCCTGGCGTCGTTCCAGAGCGTCTACACCGCCCAGTGGGGCTACCTCATGGCGGCGTCGGCGGCGGTCATCGCGCCCATCATCGTGCTGTTCTTCTTCCTGCAGAGGTACTTCATCGAGGGCGTGACGCTCACCGGTATCAAGAGCTAG
- a CDS encoding carbohydrate ABC transporter permease: protein MAAVLTRKPDATARPRAARARVSGQARLERRWGIGLAMPAILGFLIFTIGPMLASFFFSLTDWTIGGSPSFIGLDNYRTLWNDELFWKSLFVTTYYTLGSVPLVLVLGFVLALLLNQKVRWLSFWRTIYYLPTLVPAIASAVLWIWIFNPDFGLLNSLLRQAGLPTSQWIYSETAVIPSMIIMSSWGFGNAMVIFLAGLQGVPRHLYEAVSIDGGGAWQRFRHVTLPMMTPTIFYNLVTGVIGTFQVFNQAYVMTQGGPNNASLFYIYYLYRTAFTESEMGYASALAWVLFMIIVLVTFALFQNARRWVYYEMAGAR from the coding sequence ATGGCGGCTGTTCTCACGCGCAAACCCGACGCGACGGCCAGGCCGCGGGCCGCCCGCGCCCGAGTGTCCGGGCAGGCGAGGCTGGAGCGCCGGTGGGGCATCGGGCTGGCGATGCCGGCGATCCTCGGCTTCCTCATCTTCACCATCGGCCCGATGCTCGCGTCGTTCTTCTTCAGCCTGACCGACTGGACGATCGGCGGGAGCCCGTCGTTCATCGGGCTCGACAACTACCGCACGTTGTGGAACGACGAGCTGTTCTGGAAGTCGCTGTTCGTCACCACCTACTACACGCTCGGGTCGGTTCCCCTCGTCCTGGTCCTCGGTTTCGTGCTGGCGCTCCTGCTCAACCAGAAGGTGCGCTGGCTGTCGTTCTGGCGGACGATCTACTACCTGCCGACCTTGGTGCCAGCCATCGCCAGCGCGGTGCTGTGGATCTGGATCTTCAACCCCGACTTCGGGTTGCTGAACTCGCTGCTCCGGCAAGCGGGTCTGCCGACGTCGCAGTGGATCTACAGCGAGACGGCCGTCATCCCCTCCATGATCATCATGAGCAGCTGGGGATTCGGCAACGCGATGGTGATCTTCCTCGCCGGTCTGCAAGGGGTGCCGCGCCACCTGTATGAGGCGGTGTCGATCGACGGCGGAGGCGCGTGGCAGCGGTTCCGCCACGTGACGCTGCCGATGATGACGCCGACCATCTTCTACAACCTCGTCACCGGCGTCATCGGGACGTTCCAGGTCTTCAACCAGGCGTACGTCATGACGCAGGGCGGGCCCAACAACGCCTCGCTCTTCTACATCTACTACCTCTACCGAACGGCGTTCACCGAGAGTGAGATGGGATACGCCAGCGCGCTGGCATGGGTGCTGTTCATGATCATCGTCCTCGTGACGTTCGCGCTCTTCCAGAACGCGCGTCGGTGGGTCTACTACGAGATGGCGGGTGCGCGATGA
- a CDS encoding zinc-dependent alcohol dehydrogenase — MDVPTTSPAVVVRGPHDFGVEERPVTPPGPGEVLVRVAAAGICGSDVELFAGTRPAAYVRYPCVPGHEWAGVVAALGDGVEGIEVGDPVVAQGFRSCGRCPRCREGATNLCEAGYAETGFTHPGAFGGYVTVPARLVHRLRADADLEAAALLEPSACVIEGILAAAPAVGSRVAVVGTGTLSLVACQVLAAYSPAELVLIGDSPSGRELGQAWGATRCVSTAEATEPGWTCDADVVVEAGSRPTSARMAVAAARRGGTVILEGIPGEPAEGDLTDIVLKHLRVQGIFGASARAWEHAVTMFNQGLLDLAPLVSHRFAVKDVALALATLRERPPNLRKVLLLP, encoded by the coding sequence ATGGACGTCCCCACGACGAGTCCCGCGGTCGTCGTCCGAGGGCCCCACGACTTCGGGGTCGAGGAGCGGCCCGTCACGCCGCCCGGGCCGGGGGAGGTCTTGGTCCGCGTCGCGGCGGCGGGGATCTGCGGCAGTGACGTCGAATTGTTCGCCGGCACGAGGCCAGCGGCCTACGTGCGCTATCCCTGCGTACCCGGACACGAGTGGGCCGGCGTGGTCGCCGCGCTCGGCGACGGTGTCGAGGGGATCGAGGTCGGCGACCCGGTGGTGGCGCAGGGCTTCCGCTCCTGCGGTCGCTGCCCCCGCTGCCGTGAGGGCGCGACGAACCTGTGCGAGGCAGGCTATGCCGAGACCGGCTTCACCCACCCCGGAGCGTTCGGCGGGTACGTGACGGTGCCGGCCCGCCTGGTACACCGGCTGCGCGCCGACGCGGACCTGGAAGCGGCGGCGCTGCTGGAGCCGTCGGCTTGCGTCATCGAGGGCATCCTGGCCGCGGCCCCGGCGGTCGGCTCCCGTGTCGCGGTGGTGGGCACGGGCACGCTCAGCCTCGTGGCGTGCCAGGTGCTCGCCGCGTACAGTCCGGCCGAGCTGGTCCTCATCGGCGACAGCCCGAGCGGCCGAGAGCTCGGCCAAGCGTGGGGCGCGACGCGGTGCGTGAGCACCGCCGAGGCGACGGAGCCGGGCTGGACGTGCGACGCCGACGTCGTGGTCGAGGCCGGGTCCCGACCGACGTCCGCGCGGATGGCCGTGGCGGCCGCCCGGCGCGGCGGCACCGTCATCCTCGAGGGCATCCCGGGGGAGCCGGCCGAGGGCGACCTCACCGACATCGTGCTGAAGCACCTGCGGGTGCAGGGCATCTTCGGCGCCTCCGCCCGGGCGTGGGAGCACGCCGTCACGATGTTCAACCAAGGGCTGCTCGACCTCGCGCCGCTGGTCAGCCACCGCTTCGCCGTCAAGGACGTCGCGCTCGCGTTGGCGACGCTGCGCGAGCGGCCACCGAACCTCCGCAAGGTGCTGCTGCTGCCCTGA